Proteins found in one Luteimonas chenhongjianii genomic segment:
- the cls gene encoding cardiolipin synthase, whose amino-acid sequence MPDFLLRLWAMVATNPHLLGLLVACWALYLVVLGVWIVLQKREPAATLSWLLGLALLPYLGFLVYHVFGPQRIRRNRLRRSHNRAMMQSPQIEAEQGEAAELVRLGQATTGLPATSSAEVTLLVDGAAKYTALLADIARAEHHVHLEYYIYEPDHTGAALRDALVERARAGVRVRVLLDFVGSSASRRFFTPLLEAGGELAWFHPMRFGRFWQRPWTNLRTHRKIVIIDGRIGYTGGMNIADQQDERLRSDAYRDLHMRLVGKSVRVLQLVFAEDWAYATGQRDFLAEVKRQTPPADAGPIRTQVLTSGPDSNWEAIHRAHVGAIHSAKTRVWMTTPYFVPGEAAMMALTSAALAGLDVRLLVPQVSDSRIVTLAARSYFGELLLAGVRIYEYRSRLLHSKTLLVDDHLALIGSANFDHRSFRLNFEVSVLFDDTGVAAALAQHIESEFAHAPRVQRGRRRPLLTARLPEALARLCSPLL is encoded by the coding sequence ATGCCCGATTTCCTGCTCCGCCTGTGGGCCATGGTGGCGACCAATCCCCATCTCCTCGGACTGCTGGTCGCGTGCTGGGCGCTGTATCTGGTGGTGCTGGGTGTCTGGATCGTCCTGCAGAAGCGTGAGCCCGCCGCGACCCTGAGCTGGCTGCTGGGCCTGGCGCTGCTGCCGTACCTGGGGTTCCTCGTCTATCACGTGTTCGGTCCGCAGCGGATCCGCCGCAACCGGCTGCGTCGCAGCCACAACCGCGCCATGATGCAGAGCCCGCAGATCGAGGCGGAGCAGGGCGAGGCCGCGGAACTGGTGCGCCTCGGACAGGCAACGACGGGCCTGCCGGCGACCTCGTCGGCCGAGGTGACGCTGCTGGTCGACGGCGCGGCGAAGTACACCGCACTGCTCGCCGACATCGCCCGCGCCGAGCACCACGTGCATCTGGAGTACTACATCTACGAACCGGACCACACCGGCGCAGCCTTGCGCGATGCCCTGGTCGAGCGCGCGCGCGCCGGCGTGCGCGTGCGCGTGCTGCTGGACTTCGTCGGCTCGAGCGCGTCGCGCCGGTTCTTCACGCCGCTGCTCGAGGCCGGCGGGGAACTCGCCTGGTTCCATCCGATGCGGTTCGGGCGCTTCTGGCAGCGTCCCTGGACCAACCTGCGCACGCACCGCAAGATCGTGATCATCGATGGCCGCATCGGCTATACCGGCGGCATGAACATCGCCGACCAGCAGGACGAGCGGCTGCGTAGCGATGCCTATCGTGACCTGCACATGCGTCTGGTCGGCAAGTCGGTGCGGGTGCTGCAGCTGGTGTTCGCCGAGGACTGGGCCTACGCCACCGGGCAGCGCGACTTCCTTGCCGAGGTCAAACGCCAGACGCCACCGGCCGATGCCGGCCCGATCCGCACCCAGGTCCTGACTTCGGGGCCGGACTCCAACTGGGAAGCGATCCACCGCGCGCATGTCGGCGCGATCCACTCCGCGAAGACGCGGGTGTGGATGACCACGCCGTACTTCGTGCCCGGCGAGGCGGCGATGATGGCGTTGACCTCGGCCGCGCTGGCCGGACTCGACGTGCGCCTGCTGGTGCCGCAGGTCAGCGACTCGAGGATCGTCACGCTGGCGGCACGGTCCTATTTTGGTGAGCTGCTGCTCGCGGGGGTGCGGATCTACGAATACCGCTCGCGCCTGCTGCACAGCAAGACGCTGTTGGTCGACGACCACCTGGCGCTGATCGGCAGCGCCAACTTCGACCATCGCAGCTTCCGGCTCAATTTCGAGGTTTCGGTGCTGTTCGATGACACGGGCGTAGCCGCGGCGCTCGCCCAGCACATCGAAAGCGAGTTCGCCCACGCCCCACGCGTCCAGCGGGGCCGACGGCGTCCGCTGCTGACCGCGCGCCTGCCCGAGGCGCTGGCGCGGCTGTGCTCGCCTCTGCTGTAG